AGCAATTTCCCTGCGCCATCCGCTGATATTCTATTTTGGCCACACCGCCACATTCTTTATTAATAAACTGATGGCCGCGGGGCAATTGCCGCAGCGTATCGATTCACAAATTGAATCGATGCTGGCGATTGGCGTGGACGAAATGAGTTGGGACGATCTCGACGATCAAAACTATAACTGGCCGTCCGTGGCGAACTTGCGTGAATACCGTAAAAGAGTGCGCGAGGAAGTATTAGGCATTATTGACACCATGCCGCTGAGTTTGCCGATCGACTGGAACAGTCCGGCGTGGGTGATTCTGATGGGCATCGAACACGAGCGTATCCATCTGGAAACTTCGAGTGTGCTGATCCGCCAGTTGCCGGTGGAATGGGTAAAAACTCAGCCACACTGGCCCGCGTGCAAAGAAGCAAGAACTGACCGTAAAAGCGTGCCTGAGAACCAGATGGTGGCCGTTAAAGGTGACGTTGTCACACTTGGCAAGCGCGATGATACTTATGGCTGGGATAATGAATACGGCACATCCGAGCATAAAATTCATGGGTTTAGCGGCAGCAAGATGCTGGTGAGTAATGCCGAATTTTATACGTTCTTACTTGCCGGAGGGTATCAGGATACTCAATGGTGGGACGACGAGGGGGCTGGCTGGCGTGACTTTACCCAGGCTGAAATGCCGACGTTTTGGGTCGGTTCGGTACGCGAGCCGGATCAGATGAAACTTCGTTTAATGACCGAAGAAGTGCCGATGCCGTGGGACTGGCCAGCGGAAGTGAACCAGCTGGAAGCTGCGGCGTTTTGTCGCTGGAAAGCGGCGCAAACCGGTGAGTCTGTGCAGTTACCGACAGAAGCCGAATGGATGATTTTGCGTCAACAGGTGCCGGGCGATCAGCCTGAATGGGAAAAGGCGCCAGGCAATATCAATCTTGAATACTGGGCGTCTTCGTGTCCGGTGGATTATTTTGCCCAGGGTGATTTTTACGATGTGGTGGGAAACGTATGGCAGTGGTCATCCACGCCAATCGGTGGCTATAACGGTTTCCGCGTTCATCCTTTATATGATGATTTCTCAACGCCGACCTTCGATGGGAAACACTCGATGATCAAAGGCGGCAGCTGGATTTCGACCGGTAACGAAGCGCTGAAATCTGCGCGTTATGCATTCCGCCGTCACTTCTTCCAGCACGCTGGTTTCCGCTATGTGGTGTCCAGTCATCAGGAGACTCAGGCGGTGAATCCGTATGAAACAGACGGACTGGTCGCGCAGTATCTCGATTTTCAGTACGGCCCGCGCCATTTTGAGGTACCCAACTATGCGACGCGGCTGGTTGATATCGCAGTAAAACATGTTTCGGCACGGGGAAGAGCTCTGGATATTGGCTGCGCTACCGGCCGGGCCAGTTTTGAACTGGCCCGACATTTTGATACTGTCGTCGGAATGGATTACTCCGCTCGCTTTATCGACGTAGCGCTGGCGTTAGCGCGTGGTGAAGCCTGTCGATATGTGATCCCAGAAGAGGGCGAACTGGTGGATTATTGTCAGGCCGTGCTGGCTGATGCAAATATCACCCAGGAGCAAACCGGACGCGTTATTTTCGTGCAGGGCGATGCGTGTAACCTTAAACCTCAGGCTGAATTGTACGACCTTGTTCTGGCCGCTAATCTGCTGGATCGTTTACGCGAGCCGGCGTGCTTCCTTAAAGATATAGCGCCAATGATTCGTTCAGGCGGTTTACTGATGCTGTCATCACCTTATACCTGGCAGGAAGAATACACGCCGAAGCAAAACTGGCTCGGTGGATTCCGTGAAAATGGTGAAGCGGTGACTACGCATCGGGCATTGCGACGTTTACTGGCCGCCGAATTTGAAGAAGTACAGGGACCTCAGAACGTGCCGTTCGTCATCAGGGAAACGGCACGTAAATTCCAGCATACTGTCGCAGAACTGACTCTCTGGCGTAAGCGCTAAATTCTGTAGCAACCAATGTAGTCACTAAAGGGGTCCGCCTGGAAAACGGAAAATACCCTACGTTAAGCCTGTTTTTTGAGCAGACATGACGGACGGCTATGAGCGTAAAGCGGACCTTCAATTCTGTCGTAAAACTCTCCATACAGTCAGGTTAAAGTCATACCCCTCACTGAGGAGGAGTGAAAAGTAATGCCGGATCAGTTTTCATAAGGACCAGCAGACTACCTGTCCAATGGAGAGATTATTTCAGTTCCAGTGCGCTTATCACCCTGGCAATATCCGCGATATTATCCGCCGACAGTGGCTGAAGAGGTCGAGGTAAACAATCCGTATCGGTCAGTCCAAGCACGCCAGCGGCAGCGGCAATAACGCGAATACTTCCGCCATGTTTACGAAACAGCGCCCACAACGGTTCCAGTCGTGTTGTCAGTGCCGTGACACGGGCATGATCCTGTGCAGCGGCTGCCTGCGTGATCTGTTTTGCTGTTTCCGGGAACAAACCTCCGCATACGGAGTACCAGACCTCACAGCCTGCATTTAATCCCAACCCGGCATAAGCATCTCCACTGATACCGATTGTCACTCCCGGACGAAGATGTTTGCGTAGCGCATCCACTCGTTCAGTGGCCGTTGCCGAGCTGTCAGGGATACCCGGGATCTTAACCGAACGAACCCCATCCAATGATGACAGCAGACCATGCAGTTCATCCGTAAAGGTAAAATGCGTGGTGCCCGGATTATCATAGACACAAACCGGAACAGACGCG
Above is a window of Enterobacteriaceae bacterium Kacie_13 DNA encoding:
- the ovoA gene encoding 5-histidylcysteine sulfoxide synthase, producing MHPQQPHAIGLPEATKTLLLSTGTVEQKRHEIRTYFIQTWELYESLFDCLADERAYYNKAISLRHPLIFYFGHTATFFINKLMAAGQLPQRIDSQIESMLAIGVDEMSWDDLDDQNYNWPSVANLREYRKRVREEVLGIIDTMPLSLPIDWNSPAWVILMGIEHERIHLETSSVLIRQLPVEWVKTQPHWPACKEARTDRKSVPENQMVAVKGDVVTLGKRDDTYGWDNEYGTSEHKIHGFSGSKMLVSNAEFYTFLLAGGYQDTQWWDDEGAGWRDFTQAEMPTFWVGSVREPDQMKLRLMTEEVPMPWDWPAEVNQLEAAAFCRWKAAQTGESVQLPTEAEWMILRQQVPGDQPEWEKAPGNINLEYWASSCPVDYFAQGDFYDVVGNVWQWSSTPIGGYNGFRVHPLYDDFSTPTFDGKHSMIKGGSWISTGNEALKSARYAFRRHFFQHAGFRYVVSSHQETQAVNPYETDGLVAQYLDFQYGPRHFEVPNYATRLVDIAVKHVSARGRALDIGCATGRASFELARHFDTVVGMDYSARFIDVALALARGEACRYVIPEEGELVDYCQAVLADANITQEQTGRVIFVQGDACNLKPQAELYDLVLAANLLDRLREPACFLKDIAPMIRSGGLLMLSSPYTWQEEYTPKQNWLGGFRENGEAVTTHRALRRLLAAEFEEVQGPQNVPFVIRETARKFQHTVAELTLWRKR
- a CDS encoding dihydrodipicolinate synthase family protein; the encoded protein is MFTGLSSFPLTPITASGVDEQGFSKILARLTAARVDSIGILGSTGSYAYLTREHRNRIATLAKQLAGDIPVMVCVGAVSTDAILHLADDAQAAGADALLLPAVSYQSLRDEEVFALFETVTRYASVPVCVYDNPGTTHFTFTDELHGLLSSLDGVRSVKIPGIPDSSATATERVDALRKHLRPGVTIGISGDAYAGLGLNAGCEVWYSVCGGLFPETAKQITQAAAAQDHARVTALTTRLEPLWALFRKHGGSIRVIAAAAGVLGLTDTDCLPRPLQPLSADNIADIARVISALELK